The following proteins come from a genomic window of Natronosalvus vescus:
- a CDS encoding M42 family metallopeptidase — protein MTEVAFDLELLTELTETSGVPGYEDRIRKLVETEFEESVDRVRTDAMGNVVGTIEGNSDYSVAVAAHMDEIGFMVKHVAGDDDGFGFLQVDALGGWDARVLKAQRVTIHTEDGDIPGLIGSPPPHTLSEEERSKTPEVDDVYIDTGLPKDELEEQVAIGDLVTMDQDTELVGETVTGKALDDRICVFAMLEAARRIENPAVTIHFCATVQEEVGLRGAKALGVDVDPDLAIALDVTVANDVPGFEAADHVTRLGEGTAIKLKDSSVITSPKVHRRLRALAEDEEIDYQLEVLPAGGTDTAGFQNTSGAKPVGAISIPTRYLHTVTETAHVDDVSATIDLLTAFLESETGDHDYTY, from the coding sequence ATGACAGAGGTTGCGTTCGATCTCGAGTTGCTAACTGAACTGACCGAAACGAGTGGGGTGCCGGGGTACGAGGATCGAATCCGCAAACTCGTCGAGACCGAGTTCGAGGAGAGCGTCGACCGCGTAAGAACCGACGCGATGGGAAACGTCGTCGGGACGATCGAGGGTAACTCGGACTACTCCGTCGCGGTTGCGGCCCATATGGACGAGATCGGTTTCATGGTCAAACACGTCGCCGGCGACGACGACGGCTTTGGCTTCCTCCAGGTCGACGCGCTCGGCGGGTGGGACGCCCGCGTCCTCAAAGCCCAGCGAGTCACGATCCACACCGAAGACGGTGACATCCCTGGCCTCATTGGTTCGCCGCCACCACACACACTTAGTGAAGAGGAGCGATCGAAGACGCCCGAGGTCGACGACGTCTACATCGACACCGGCCTCCCGAAAGACGAACTCGAAGAACAGGTTGCCATTGGCGACCTCGTCACGATGGATCAGGACACCGAACTCGTCGGCGAGACCGTCACCGGGAAGGCACTCGACGATCGAATCTGCGTGTTCGCCATGCTCGAGGCCGCACGCCGGATCGAGAACCCGGCGGTGACGATCCACTTCTGTGCGACCGTCCAGGAGGAAGTCGGTCTCCGCGGGGCGAAAGCGCTCGGCGTCGACGTCGATCCCGACCTCGCTATCGCACTGGACGTGACCGTCGCCAACGACGTCCCTGGCTTCGAGGCCGCAGATCACGTGACTCGTCTCGGCGAAGGTACGGCGATCAAGCTCAAGGACTCGAGCGTCATCACCAGCCCGAAGGTACACCGCCGACTGAGGGCCCTCGCCGAGGACGAGGAGATCGACTACCAGCTCGAGGTGTTGCCCGCTGGCGGTACAGACACGGCCGGCTTCCAGAACACCAGCGGCGCGAAGCCGGTGGGTGCAATTTCTATCCCGACCCGGTACCTCCACACGGTCACGGAAACCGCCCACGTCGACGACGTCTCGGCGACGATCGACCTGCTCACGGCGTTCCTCGAGTCCGAAACCGGCGACCACGACTATACGTACTGA
- a CDS encoding plastocyanin/azurin family copper-binding protein, with amino-acid sequence MNPLEEDEHLSRRLFLAGAAGTAVAAGASASGLAQEDEGDEGDEDDENGDENGNGGGGGTEFVEVGDNYYDPDSLTIEPGTTVVWEWVGEADHNVEPTEQPDDADWEGHTDLKADGDYEHTFDVEGSYDYVCTPHVGVGMVASIEVTEDAGAVADGPADLVPDAAWTLLIATVAGMVSTLSLVYFFMRYGGEPAE; translated from the coding sequence ATGAATCCACTCGAGGAGGACGAACACCTCTCACGGCGGCTCTTTCTCGCCGGTGCGGCGGGAACGGCAGTAGCGGCGGGCGCGAGCGCGAGCGGCCTCGCACAGGAAGACGAAGGGGACGAAGGGGATGAGGACGACGAAAATGGCGATGAGAACGGCAACGGCGGCGGTGGCGGCACCGAATTCGTCGAAGTCGGTGACAACTACTACGATCCCGACAGTCTGACGATCGAACCCGGAACCACCGTCGTCTGGGAGTGGGTCGGCGAAGCTGACCACAACGTCGAACCGACCGAGCAGCCGGACGATGCCGACTGGGAGGGACACACGGATCTGAAAGCCGACGGCGACTACGAACACACGTTCGACGTCGAGGGATCCTACGACTACGTCTGTACCCCCCACGTCGGCGTCGGTATGGTCGCCTCCATCGAGGTCACCGAAGACGCCGGTGCCGTCGCGGATGGGCCGGCCGACCTCGTCCCCGACGCCGCATGGACGCTGCTGATCGCCACCGTCGCTGGCATGGTCTCGACGCTCTCGCTCGTCTACTTCTTCATGCGCTACGGCGGCGAACCCGCCGAGTAA
- a CDS encoding SRPBCC family protein — protein MDRILVSTVVYRSPETIFPYLQDFSRYPRYADHLESVRVDGDGDVGTRYDLRLAWWKLSYTARSEVTGVSAPTSLEWRLIKDIDAVGEWRIESVPDEAPETVDTASRIYFEAVYDPHSADEDVVSLPRFVSMGWVIDRLQPRLMDEARRVLERLVADIEGTRRSVELTVHETP, from the coding sequence GTGGATCGAATCCTCGTGAGCACGGTCGTCTATCGGTCGCCCGAGACCATCTTTCCGTACCTGCAGGATTTCTCGCGGTACCCACGGTACGCCGACCACCTCGAGTCCGTTCGGGTCGACGGTGACGGTGACGTCGGCACCCGGTACGATCTTCGACTGGCGTGGTGGAAACTCAGTTACACGGCTCGGTCGGAAGTCACGGGTGTGTCTGCACCGACCTCGCTCGAGTGGCGGCTGATCAAAGATATCGACGCCGTAGGGGAGTGGCGAATCGAGTCGGTTCCCGACGAGGCTCCAGAGACCGTCGATACGGCGAGTCGAATCTACTTCGAAGCCGTCTACGACCCTCATTCGGCGGACGAGGATGTCGTCTCGTTACCGCGGTTCGTCTCGATGGGGTGGGTGATCGACAGATTGCAGCCCAGACTCATGGACGAGGCTCGACGGGTGCTCGAGCGGCTCGTCGCCGACATCGAGGGCACGCGACGATCCGTGGAGTTGACCGTGCACGAGACGCCGTGA
- a CDS encoding DUF6663 family protein, whose protein sequence is MTPTTEGTFRVFPGRTDDEWLLLEVDTGDPTYVPAIDAELAVGNRIDAKIEWEDEQPRLGEWDVVDRTRFHFRRTDAPVFQAAQGCFEAAHRAGEAMNARVTRDTDGRPNGVVYTFADQPGQRDLFGEFRDGEKPLEPLIERAAESEDPPFSVWVLDLSEPFVLVTIVLDPDGLFAETMAETYE, encoded by the coding sequence ATGACGCCGACCACCGAGGGCACCTTTCGCGTCTTCCCCGGGCGCACCGACGACGAGTGGCTCCTCCTCGAGGTCGACACCGGCGACCCGACCTACGTGCCAGCGATCGACGCCGAACTCGCGGTCGGCAACCGGATCGACGCCAAAATCGAGTGGGAGGACGAGCAGCCGAGACTCGGCGAATGGGACGTCGTCGATCGAACGCGCTTTCACTTCCGTCGCACTGATGCCCCCGTCTTCCAGGCTGCCCAGGGCTGTTTCGAGGCGGCACACCGGGCCGGTGAGGCGATGAACGCGCGGGTGACTCGCGACACCGACGGGCGACCGAACGGCGTCGTCTACACCTTCGCGGATCAACCCGGTCAGCGTGACCTATTCGGCGAATTTCGTGATGGAGAGAAACCGCTCGAGCCGCTGATCGAACGCGCAGCCGAGTCGGAGGATCCCCCATTTTCGGTCTGGGTGCTCGACCTCTCCGAGCCGTTCGTCCTCGTCACGATCGTTCTCGATCCCGACGGACTGTTTGCGGAGACGATGGCGGAGACCTACGAATAG